In Pseudoliparis swirei isolate HS2019 ecotype Mariana Trench chromosome 9, NWPU_hadal_v1, whole genome shotgun sequence, a genomic segment contains:
- the LOC130199450 gene encoding pepsin A-like: MMKLLVVLSALVAFSECFHKIPLIKGKTARQDLQEKGLWEEFRKQYPYNPMAKFIQGGSEAMTNDADLSYFGVISIGTPPQSFSVVFDTGSSNLWVPSVYCSSQACNNHRKFNPQQSTTFKWGDETLSIAYGTGSMTGRLAVDNVEVGGITVHNQVFGISRTEAPFMAHMASDGILGLAFQSIASDNVVPVFDNMVKDGLVSQPLFSVYLSSHGEQGSEVVFGGVDSTHYTGQISWIPLSSATYWKIKMDSVMINGNVVACGGGCHAIIDTGTSLIGGPTSDIKNMNAWVGASTNQYGDAIVSCQNIQSMPEVTFSLGGHAFTIPASAYVLNHDNSCMTGFSGGDSNLWILGDVFIREFYAIFDSHSKYIGLAKSV, translated from the exons ATGATGAAGTTGCTCGTGGTCCTGTCAGCTCTCGTGGCTTTCTCCGAATGCTTCCACAA GATTCCCCTGATCAAGGGAAAGACTGCCAGGCAAGACCTGCAGGAGAAGGGACTATGGGAAGAGTTCAGGAAGCAGTATCCATACAACCCCATGGCGAAGTTCATCCAGGGTGGTTCTGAGGCCATGACCAACGATGCTGAC TTGTCCTACTTTGGTGTGATCTCCATTGGCACCCCTCCTCAGTCCTTCAGCGTCGTCTTTGACACCGGCTCCTCCAACTTGTGGGTGCCTTCAGTCTACTGCTCCAGCCAGGCCTGCA ACAACCACAGGAAATTCAACCCACAGCAGTCCACCACCTTCAAATGGGGCGACGAGACTCTGTCCATCGCGTATGGCACCGGCAGCATGACTGGACGTCTGGCCGTTGACAACGTTGAG GTGGGCGGCATCACAGTGCACAACCAGGTGTTTGGAATTAGCCGCACAGAGGCTCCCTTCATGGCCCACATGGCATCTGATGGTATCCTGGGACTGGCCTTCCAGAGCATCGCCTCTGACAACGTCGTGCCTGTCTTTGACAACATGGTCAAGGACGGACTGGTGTCTCAGCCCCTGTTTTCCGTCTACCTGAGCAG CCATGGTGAGCAGGGCAGTGAGGTGGTCTTTGGTGGTGTGGACAGCACCCACTACACTGGACAGATCAGCTGGATCCCTCTGAGCTCTGCCACCTACTGGAAGATCAAAATGGACAG TGTTATGATCAATGGAAATGTTGTGGCCTGCGGTGGTGGTTGCCATGCCATCATTGACACTGGTACTTCCCTGATTGGTGGCCCAACCAGTGACATCAAGAACATGAATGCATGGGTTGGAGCCTCAACCAACCAGTACGGAGAT GCCATAGTGAGCTGCCAGAACATCCAGAGCATGCCTGAGGTCACCTTCAGTCTGGGCGGACATGCCTTCACCATCCCTGCATCTGCCTACGTCTTAAAT CACGACAACAGCTGCATGACTGGCTTTAGCGGCGGAGACTCTAATCTCTGGATCCTGGGAGATGTCTTCATCAGGGAGTTCTACGCCATCTTTGATTCCCATTCTAAGTACATTGGCCTGGCCAAGTCTGTGTAA
- the prok1 gene encoding prokineticin-1, translated as MGLRAVLLSFLLVSLSCSRGAVITGACERDVQCGFGLCCAVSLWLRGLRMCVPRGLEGDECHPFSHKISPSHFMSHFQVPYAGKRQHHTCPCLPHLMCTRYSESRYRCTDDFKSLDF; from the exons ATGGGCTTGAGGGCGGTGCTGCTGTCCTTCCTCCTGGTGTCTCTGAGCTGCTCCAGAGGAGCCGTCATCACAGGG GCCTGTGAGAGGGACGTCCAGTGTGGTTTCGGTCTCTGCTGCGCCGTCAGTCTCTGGCTGAGGGGCCTGAGGATGTGCGTCCCAAGAGGGCTGGAAGGGGATGAATGCCACCCCTTTAGTCACAAG ATTTCCCCCTCCCACTTTATGTCTCACTTCCAGGTGCCCTATGCAGGGAAACGGCAACATCACACCTGCCCGTGTCTCCCACACTTGATGTGCACCAGGTACAGTGAAAGCAGGTATCGATGTACTGACGACTTCAAAAGCCTGGACTTTTAA
- the LOC130199814 gene encoding uncharacterized protein LOC130199814 isoform X1 — translation MKFSFVLFLLLDIPYLKGQQKIEEFEHVLLKLKFPSYYNIYSKSCCKLYPGGCYKLLDSAGFTCELLRGRVTTTEKDGWIEFKISNVRFVDGGYYRCVVLGTQNRIYSDYYVEVSEVSVPHSQTQPLLTTTVKTPNNSTTLPGSSRPAPARDHSDRDRVPWSLGLPLAVIVSIAVMILITSVIGIVCCRVEGRRKPPGKQFSETQCESLKQEAPDMSGIVYTTVDFTAHLRPTQVYANLRMQQAGSPDSTWSAEPDGTVEYSTLAIHQ, via the exons ATGAAGTTTTCCTTTGTCTTGTTTCTTTTAttag ATATCCCTTATCTAAAAGGGCAGCAGAAGATCGAGGAGTTTGAACACGTTCTGCTGAAACTCAAATTCCCTTCATATTACAATATTTACTCCAAGTCCTGCTGTAAACTCTATCCAGGAGGATGCTACAAGCTGCTGGACAGTGCAGGATTCACTTGTGAGTTACTGAGAGGAAGAGTTACGACAACTGAGAAAGACGGCTGGATAGAATTTAAAATATCAAATGTGCGCTTTGTGGACGGAGGATATTACAGATGTGTTGTGCTGGGAACTCAGAACCGCATCTACAGTGATTACTATGTCGAGGTGTCTG AGGTTTCTGTTCCGCACAGCCAGACTCAGCCTTTACTGACAACAACTGTCAAAACCCCCAACAACTCCACAACGCTCCCAGGCTCCTCTCGGCCTGCTCCGGCACGGGACCACAgtgacagggacag AGTTCCGTGGAGTTTGGGCCTGCCACTAGCTGTCATTGTGTCCATTGCAGTGATGATTTTGATTACTTCAGTTATTGGTATTGTCTGCTGCAGAGTCGAGGGAAGACGTAAACCTCCCGGTAAGCAGTTTTCAG AAACTCAATGTGAGTCACTGAAACAAGAGGCCCCG GACATGAGCGGCATCGTCTACACAACAGTGGACTTCACAGCTCACCTGAGGCCAACACAGGTGTATGCAAACCTGAGGATGCAGCAAGCGGGATCCCCCGACTCGACCTGGAGCGCCGAGCCCGATGGGACGGTGGAGTACTCCACACTGGCAATCCACCAGTGA
- the LOC130199814 gene encoding uncharacterized protein LOC130199814 isoform X2 — protein sequence MKFSFVLFLLLDIPYLKGQQKIEEFEHVLLKLKFPSYYNIYSKSCCKLYPGGCYKLLDSAGFTCELLRGRVTTTEKDGWIEFKISNVRFVDGGYYRCVVLGTQNRIYSDYYVEVSEVSVPHSQTQPLLTTTVKTPNNSTTLPGSSRPAPARDHSDRDRVPWSLGLPLAVIVSIAVMILITSVIGIVCCRVEGRRKPPGKQFSGHERHRLHNSGLHSSPEANTGVCKPEDAASGIPRLDLERRARWDGGVLHTGNPPVNPPGRI from the exons ATGAAGTTTTCCTTTGTCTTGTTTCTTTTAttag ATATCCCTTATCTAAAAGGGCAGCAGAAGATCGAGGAGTTTGAACACGTTCTGCTGAAACTCAAATTCCCTTCATATTACAATATTTACTCCAAGTCCTGCTGTAAACTCTATCCAGGAGGATGCTACAAGCTGCTGGACAGTGCAGGATTCACTTGTGAGTTACTGAGAGGAAGAGTTACGACAACTGAGAAAGACGGCTGGATAGAATTTAAAATATCAAATGTGCGCTTTGTGGACGGAGGATATTACAGATGTGTTGTGCTGGGAACTCAGAACCGCATCTACAGTGATTACTATGTCGAGGTGTCTG AGGTTTCTGTTCCGCACAGCCAGACTCAGCCTTTACTGACAACAACTGTCAAAACCCCCAACAACTCCACAACGCTCCCAGGCTCCTCTCGGCCTGCTCCGGCACGGGACCACAgtgacagggacag AGTTCCGTGGAGTTTGGGCCTGCCACTAGCTGTCATTGTGTCCATTGCAGTGATGATTTTGATTACTTCAGTTATTGGTATTGTCTGCTGCAGAGTCGAGGGAAGACGTAAACCTCCCGGTAAGCAGTTTTCAG GACATGAGCGGCATCGTCTACACAACAGTGGACTTCACAGCTCACCTGAGGCCAACACAGGTGTATGCAAACCTGAGGATGCAGCAAGCGGGATCCCCCGACTCGACCTGGAGCGCCGAGCCCGATGGGACGGTGGAGTACTCCACACTGGCAATCCACCAGTGAATCCACCTGGGAGGATCTAG